In the genome of Anomalospiza imberbis isolate Cuckoo-Finch-1a 21T00152 chromosome 11, ASM3175350v1, whole genome shotgun sequence, one region contains:
- the BRK1 gene encoding protein BRICK1 has translation MSVQEDPVQREIHQDWANREYIEVITSSIKKIADFLNSFDMSCRSRLATLNEKLTALERRIEYIEARVTKGETLT, from the exons atGTCGGTGCAGGAGGACCCGGTGCAGCGGGAGATCCACCAGGACTGGGCCAACCGCGAGTACATCGAGGTGATCACCAGCTCCATCAAGAAAATCGCGGACTTCCTCAACTCCTTCG ACATGTCGTGCCGGTCCCGGCTGGCCACCCTGAACGAGAAGCTGACGGCGCTGGAGCGGAGAATCGAGTACATCGAAGCCCGG GTGACCAAGGGAGAGACGCTGACATAG